A genomic region of Canis aureus isolate CA01 chromosome 16, VMU_Caureus_v.1.0, whole genome shotgun sequence contains the following coding sequences:
- the LIG3 gene encoding DNA ligase 3 isoform X4 has translation MTLAFKILFPPTFRALRRKELCLFREPHHWPDIRQFSHWSERGLLHGSCLLQRRKPVLSFQEGSLRPRATCLVFVPGSHVGLCSGPCEMAEQRFCVDYAKRGTAGCKKCKEKIVKGVCRIGKVVPNPFSESGGDMKEWYHVKCMFEKLERARATTKKIEDLTELEGWEELEDNEKEQISQHIADLSSKATGTPKKKAVVQAKLTATGQVTSPVKGASFVTNTNPRKFSGFSAKPNNSGEARSSPTPKASLSSSRCDPKHKDCLLREFRKLCAMVAENPSYNTKTQIIQDFLRKGSAGDGFHGDVYLTVKLLLPGVIKSVYNLNDKQIVKLFSRIFNCNPDDMARDLEQGDVSETIRVFFEQSRSFPPAAKSLLTIQEVDKFLLQLSKLTKEDEQQQALQDIASRCTANDLKCIIRLIKHDLKMNSGAKHVLDALDPNAYEAFKASRNLQDVVERVLRNEQEVEKEPGQRRALSVQASLMTPVQPMLAEACKSIEHAMKKCPNGMFSEIKYDGERVQVHKNGDHFSYFSRSLKPVLPHKVAHFKDYIPQAFPGGHSMILDSEVLLIDTKTGKPLPFGTLGVHKKAAFQDANVCLFVFDCIYFNDVSLMDRPLSERRKFLHDNMVEIPNRIMFSEMKQVTKASDLVDMINRVIREGLEGLVLKDVKGTYEPGKRHWLKVKKDYLNEGAMADMADLVVLGAFYGQGSKGGMMSIFLMGCYDPSSQKWCTVTKCSGGHDDATLARLQKELDMVKISKDPSKIPNWLKINKIYYPDFIVPDPKKAAVWEITGAEFSRSEAHTADGISIRFPRCTRIRDDKDWKSATNLPQLKELYQLSKEKADFAVAAGEEGSSTTGGSSSGGENGGVSGPAGASKAKKVGGRPSSPNDRGGAAGHLHWRAALPATLYARLQPSQTLLCGIRWGPGAGI, from the exons ATGACTTTGGCTTTCAAGATCCTCTTCCCACCAACCTTCCGCGCACTCAGGCGAAAAGAATTGTGCCTGTTCCGAGAGCCACATCACTGGCCTGACATAAGACAGTTCAGCCATTGGTCAGAAAGAGGTCTGCTTCATGGGTCCTGCCTCCTCCAGAGAAGAAAGCCTGTTCTGTCATTCCAGGAAGGCAGTCTAAGACCACGTGCCACCTGCCTTGTTTTTGTGCCAGGGTCGCATGTGGGACTCTGCAGTGGGCCCTGTGAGATGGCTGAGCAACGGTTCTGTGTGGACTATGCCAAGCGTGGCACGGCTGGCtgcaaaaaatgcaaagaaaagattGTGAAAGGTGTATGCCGGATTGGCAAAGTGGTGCCCAATCCCTTCTCAGAGTCCGGGGGTGATATGAAAGAGTGGTATCACGTTAAATGCATGTTTGAGAAATTGGAGCGGGCCCGGGCCACCACAAAAAAAATTGAGGACCTCACAGAGCTGGAAGGCTGGGAAGAGCTGGAAGATAATGAGAAGGAACAGATAAGCCAGCACATTGCAG ATCTGTCTTCTAAGGCAACAGGAACACCAAAGAAGAAAGCTGTCGTCCAGGCTAAGCTGACAGCCACTGGCCAGGTGACCTCTCCAGTGAAAGGTGCCTCATTTGTCACCAATACCAATCCCCGGAAATTTTCTGGTTTTTCAG CCAAGCCCAACAACTCTGGGGAAGCCCGCTCAAGCCCTACCCCTAAGGCAAGTTTGTCCTCAAGCAGATGTGATCCCAAGCACAAGGATTGTCTGCTACGTGAGTTTCGGAAGCTGTGTGCCATGGTGGCTGAGAATCCTAGCTACAACACGAAGACCCAGATCATCCAGGACTTTCTTCGGAAAGGTTCAGCAGGAG ATGGTTTCCACGGTGACGTGTACCTAACAGTGAAGCTGCTGCTGCCGGGTGTTATTAAGAGTGTTTACAACTTGAATGATAAGCAGATTGTGAAGCTTTTCAGCCGCATTTTTAACTGCAACCCAGATGATATGGCACGGGACCTAGAGCAG GGCGACGTGTCAGAGACAATCAGAGTCTTCTTTGAGCAGAGCAGATCTTTCCCCCCAGCTGCCAAGAGCCTTCTTACCATCCAGGAGGTGGACAAATTCCTCCTTCAGCTCTCCAAGCTCACCAAGGAGGATGAGCAGCAACAGGCCCTGCAGGACATCGCCTCCAG GTGTACAGCCAATGACCTTAAGTGCATCATCAGATTGATCAAACACGATCTGAAGATGAACTCGGGTGCAAAACACGT GTTAGATGCCCTTGACCCCAATGCCTATGAAGCCTTCAAAGCCTCACGCAACCTGCAGGATGTGGTCGAGCGGGTCCTCCGCAACGAGCAGGAGGTGGAGAAGGAGCCAGGCCAGAGACGAGCTCTGAGTGTCCAGGCTTCCTTGATGACGCCAGTGCAGCCCATGCTG GCCGAGGCCTGCAAGTCCATCGAGCATGCGATGAAGAAGTGTCCTAACGGCATGTTTTCCGAGATCAAGTACGATGGGGAACGAGTCCAGGTGCATAAGAACGGGGATCACTTCAGCTACTTCAGCCGCAGCCTTAAGCCTGTGCTGCCTCACAAG GTGGCCCACTTTAAGGACTACATCCCCCAGGCTTTCCCTGGGGGCCACAGCATGATCTTGGACTCCGAGGTGCTCCTGATCGACACGAAGACAGGCAAACCGCTGCCCTTTGGGACTCTTGGAGTGCACAAG AAAGCTGCCTTCCAGGATGCTAAtgtctgcctttttgtttttgattgtATCTACTTCAATGATGTCAGTTTGATGGATAG GCCTCTCTCTGAGCGCCGGAAGTTTCTTCATGACAACATGGTGGAAATTCCCAACCGGATCATGTTCTCAGAAATGAAGCAAGTCACT AAAGCTTCAGACTTGGTCGACATGATAAACCGGGTCATCCGAGAGGGGCTGGAAGGGCTGGTGCTGAAGGACGTGAAG GGTACCTATGAGCCTGGAAAGCGGCACTGGCTGAAAGTGAAGAAAGACTATTTGAATGAGGGGGCCATGGCTGATATGGCGGACCTGGTGGTCCTTGGGGCCTTCTATGGGCAAGGGAGCAAAG GTGGCATGATGTCCATCTTCCTCATGGGCTGCTATGACCCAAGTAGCCAGAAGTGGTGCACGGTCACCAAGTGTTCAGGAGGCCATGATGATGCGACCCTTGCCCGCCTGCAGAAGGAACTGGACATGGTAAAGATCAGCAAG GATCCCAGCAAAATACCCAACTGGCTGAAAATCAACAAGATCTACTATCCTGACTTCATAGTCCCAGACCCAAAG AAAGCTGCTGTGTGGGAAATCACGGGGGCTGAGTTCTCCAGGTCTGAGGCTCACACGGCCGATGGGATCTCCATCCGATTCCCTCGTTGTACCCGGATCCGTGACGATAAGGACTGGAAATCTGCCACTAACCTTCCCCAGCTCAAG GAACTGTACCAGCTGTCCAAGGAGAAGGCAGACTTCGCTGTGGCGGCTGGAGAGGAGGGAAGCTCCACCACAGggggcagcagcagcggcggAGAGAACGGGGGTGTCTCGGGGCCTGCTGGGGCTAGCAAGGCCAagaaggtgggagggaggccGAGTAGCCCCAATGACAGAGGCG GTGCTGCTGGACATCTTCACTGGCGTGCGGCTCTACCTGCCACCCTCTACGCCAGACTTCAGCCGTCTCAGACGCTACTTTGTGGCATTCGATGGGGACCTGGTGCAGGAATTTGA
- the LIG3 gene encoding DNA ligase 3 isoform X1: MTLAFKILFPPTFRALRRKELCLFREPHHWPDIRQFSHWSERGLLHGSCLLQRRKPVLSFQEGSLRPRATCLVFVPGSHVGLCSGPCEMAEQRFCVDYAKRGTAGCKKCKEKIVKGVCRIGKVVPNPFSESGGDMKEWYHVKCMFEKLERARATTKKIEDLTELEGWEELEDNEKEQISQHIADLSSKATGTPKKKAVVQAKLTATGQVTSPVKGASFVTNTNPRKFSGFSAKPNNSGEARSSPTPKASLSSSRCDPKHKDCLLREFRKLCAMVAENPSYNTKTQIIQDFLRKGSAGDGFHGDVYLTVKLLLPGVIKSVYNLNDKQIVKLFSRIFNCNPDDMARDLEQGDVSETIRVFFEQSRSFPPAAKSLLTIQEVDKFLLQLSKLTKEDEQQQALQDIASRCTANDLKCIIRLIKHDLKMNSGAKHVLDALDPNAYEAFKASRNLQDVVERVLRNEQEVEKEPGQRRALSVQASLMTPVQPMLAEACKSIEHAMKKCPNGMFSEIKYDGERVQVHKNGDHFSYFSRSLKPVLPHKVAHFKDYIPQAFPGGHSMILDSEVLLIDTKTGKPLPFGTLGVHKKAAFQDANVCLFVFDCIYFNDVSLMDRPLSERRKFLHDNMVEIPNRIMFSEMKQVTKASDLVDMINRVIREGLEGLVLKDVKGTYEPGKRHWLKVKKDYLNEGAMADMADLVVLGAFYGQGSKGGMMSIFLMGCYDPSSQKWCTVTKCSGGHDDATLARLQKELDMVKISKDPSKIPNWLKINKIYYPDFIVPDPKKAAVWEITGAEFSRSEAHTADGISIRFPRCTRIRDDKDWKSATNLPQLKELYQLSKEKADFAVAAGEEGSSTTGGSSSGGENGGVSGPAGASKAKKVGGRPSSPNDRGGHKLIAKPSPVKVGQKRKAPDEASCPAKVLLDIFTGVRLYLPPSTPDFSRLRRYFVAFDGDLVQEFDMASATHVLGSGDKNPEAQQVSPEWIWACIRKRRLVAPC, from the exons ATGACTTTGGCTTTCAAGATCCTCTTCCCACCAACCTTCCGCGCACTCAGGCGAAAAGAATTGTGCCTGTTCCGAGAGCCACATCACTGGCCTGACATAAGACAGTTCAGCCATTGGTCAGAAAGAGGTCTGCTTCATGGGTCCTGCCTCCTCCAGAGAAGAAAGCCTGTTCTGTCATTCCAGGAAGGCAGTCTAAGACCACGTGCCACCTGCCTTGTTTTTGTGCCAGGGTCGCATGTGGGACTCTGCAGTGGGCCCTGTGAGATGGCTGAGCAACGGTTCTGTGTGGACTATGCCAAGCGTGGCACGGCTGGCtgcaaaaaatgcaaagaaaagattGTGAAAGGTGTATGCCGGATTGGCAAAGTGGTGCCCAATCCCTTCTCAGAGTCCGGGGGTGATATGAAAGAGTGGTATCACGTTAAATGCATGTTTGAGAAATTGGAGCGGGCCCGGGCCACCACAAAAAAAATTGAGGACCTCACAGAGCTGGAAGGCTGGGAAGAGCTGGAAGATAATGAGAAGGAACAGATAAGCCAGCACATTGCAG ATCTGTCTTCTAAGGCAACAGGAACACCAAAGAAGAAAGCTGTCGTCCAGGCTAAGCTGACAGCCACTGGCCAGGTGACCTCTCCAGTGAAAGGTGCCTCATTTGTCACCAATACCAATCCCCGGAAATTTTCTGGTTTTTCAG CCAAGCCCAACAACTCTGGGGAAGCCCGCTCAAGCCCTACCCCTAAGGCAAGTTTGTCCTCAAGCAGATGTGATCCCAAGCACAAGGATTGTCTGCTACGTGAGTTTCGGAAGCTGTGTGCCATGGTGGCTGAGAATCCTAGCTACAACACGAAGACCCAGATCATCCAGGACTTTCTTCGGAAAGGTTCAGCAGGAG ATGGTTTCCACGGTGACGTGTACCTAACAGTGAAGCTGCTGCTGCCGGGTGTTATTAAGAGTGTTTACAACTTGAATGATAAGCAGATTGTGAAGCTTTTCAGCCGCATTTTTAACTGCAACCCAGATGATATGGCACGGGACCTAGAGCAG GGCGACGTGTCAGAGACAATCAGAGTCTTCTTTGAGCAGAGCAGATCTTTCCCCCCAGCTGCCAAGAGCCTTCTTACCATCCAGGAGGTGGACAAATTCCTCCTTCAGCTCTCCAAGCTCACCAAGGAGGATGAGCAGCAACAGGCCCTGCAGGACATCGCCTCCAG GTGTACAGCCAATGACCTTAAGTGCATCATCAGATTGATCAAACACGATCTGAAGATGAACTCGGGTGCAAAACACGT GTTAGATGCCCTTGACCCCAATGCCTATGAAGCCTTCAAAGCCTCACGCAACCTGCAGGATGTGGTCGAGCGGGTCCTCCGCAACGAGCAGGAGGTGGAGAAGGAGCCAGGCCAGAGACGAGCTCTGAGTGTCCAGGCTTCCTTGATGACGCCAGTGCAGCCCATGCTG GCCGAGGCCTGCAAGTCCATCGAGCATGCGATGAAGAAGTGTCCTAACGGCATGTTTTCCGAGATCAAGTACGATGGGGAACGAGTCCAGGTGCATAAGAACGGGGATCACTTCAGCTACTTCAGCCGCAGCCTTAAGCCTGTGCTGCCTCACAAG GTGGCCCACTTTAAGGACTACATCCCCCAGGCTTTCCCTGGGGGCCACAGCATGATCTTGGACTCCGAGGTGCTCCTGATCGACACGAAGACAGGCAAACCGCTGCCCTTTGGGACTCTTGGAGTGCACAAG AAAGCTGCCTTCCAGGATGCTAAtgtctgcctttttgtttttgattgtATCTACTTCAATGATGTCAGTTTGATGGATAG GCCTCTCTCTGAGCGCCGGAAGTTTCTTCATGACAACATGGTGGAAATTCCCAACCGGATCATGTTCTCAGAAATGAAGCAAGTCACT AAAGCTTCAGACTTGGTCGACATGATAAACCGGGTCATCCGAGAGGGGCTGGAAGGGCTGGTGCTGAAGGACGTGAAG GGTACCTATGAGCCTGGAAAGCGGCACTGGCTGAAAGTGAAGAAAGACTATTTGAATGAGGGGGCCATGGCTGATATGGCGGACCTGGTGGTCCTTGGGGCCTTCTATGGGCAAGGGAGCAAAG GTGGCATGATGTCCATCTTCCTCATGGGCTGCTATGACCCAAGTAGCCAGAAGTGGTGCACGGTCACCAAGTGTTCAGGAGGCCATGATGATGCGACCCTTGCCCGCCTGCAGAAGGAACTGGACATGGTAAAGATCAGCAAG GATCCCAGCAAAATACCCAACTGGCTGAAAATCAACAAGATCTACTATCCTGACTTCATAGTCCCAGACCCAAAG AAAGCTGCTGTGTGGGAAATCACGGGGGCTGAGTTCTCCAGGTCTGAGGCTCACACGGCCGATGGGATCTCCATCCGATTCCCTCGTTGTACCCGGATCCGTGACGATAAGGACTGGAAATCTGCCACTAACCTTCCCCAGCTCAAG GAACTGTACCAGCTGTCCAAGGAGAAGGCAGACTTCGCTGTGGCGGCTGGAGAGGAGGGAAGCTCCACCACAGggggcagcagcagcggcggAGAGAACGGGGGTGTCTCGGGGCCTGCTGGGGCTAGCAAGGCCAagaaggtgggagggaggccGAGTAGCCCCAATGACAGAGGCG GCCACAAGTTGATAGCCAAACCTTCCCCTGTGAAAGTGGGGCAGAAGCGGAAGGCTCCCGAtgaggcttcatgcccagcaaaG GTGCTGCTGGACATCTTCACTGGCGTGCGGCTCTACCTGCCACCCTCTACGCCAGACTTCAGCCGTCTCAGACGCTACTTTGTGGCATTCGATGGGGACCTGGTGCAGGAATTTGACATGGCATCAGCCACACATGTGCTGGGTAGCGGGGACAAGAACCCTGAGGCTCAGCAGGTCTCCCCGGAGTGGATTTGGGCGTGTATCCGGAAACGAAGGCTGGTAGCTCCCTGCTAG
- the LIG3 gene encoding DNA ligase 3 isoform X2 gives MTLAFKILFPPTFRALRRKELCLFREPHHWPDIRQFSHWSERGLLHGSCLLQRRKPVLSFQEGSLRPRATCLVFVPGSHVGLCSGPCEMAEQRFCVDYAKRGTAGCKKCKEKIVKGVCRIGKVVPNPFSESGGDMKEWYHVKCMFEKLERARATTKKIEDLTELEGWEELEDNEKEQISQHIADLSSKATGTPKKKAVVQAKLTATGQVTSPVKGASFVTNTNPRKFSGFSAKPNNSGEARSSPTPKASLSSSRCDPKHKDCLLREFRKLCAMVAENPSYNTKTQIIQDFLRKGSAGDGFHGDVYLTVKLLLPGVIKSVYNLNDKQIVKLFSRIFNCNPDDMARDLEQGDVSETIRVFFEQSRSFPPAAKSLLTIQEVDKFLLQLSKLTKEDEQQQALQDIASRLDALDPNAYEAFKASRNLQDVVERVLRNEQEVEKEPGQRRALSVQASLMTPVQPMLAEACKSIEHAMKKCPNGMFSEIKYDGERVQVHKNGDHFSYFSRSLKPVLPHKVAHFKDYIPQAFPGGHSMILDSEVLLIDTKTGKPLPFGTLGVHKKAAFQDANVCLFVFDCIYFNDVSLMDRPLSERRKFLHDNMVEIPNRIMFSEMKQVTKASDLVDMINRVIREGLEGLVLKDVKGTYEPGKRHWLKVKKDYLNEGAMADMADLVVLGAFYGQGSKGGMMSIFLMGCYDPSSQKWCTVTKCSGGHDDATLARLQKELDMVKISKDPSKIPNWLKINKIYYPDFIVPDPKKAAVWEITGAEFSRSEAHTADGISIRFPRCTRIRDDKDWKSATNLPQLKELYQLSKEKADFAVAAGEEGSSTTGGSSSGGENGGVSGPAGASKAKKVGGRPSSPNDRGGHKLIAKPSPVKVGQKRKAPDEASCPAKVLLDIFTGVRLYLPPSTPDFSRLRRYFVAFDGDLVQEFDMASATHVLGSGDKNPEAQQVSPEWIWACIRKRRLVAPC, from the exons ATGACTTTGGCTTTCAAGATCCTCTTCCCACCAACCTTCCGCGCACTCAGGCGAAAAGAATTGTGCCTGTTCCGAGAGCCACATCACTGGCCTGACATAAGACAGTTCAGCCATTGGTCAGAAAGAGGTCTGCTTCATGGGTCCTGCCTCCTCCAGAGAAGAAAGCCTGTTCTGTCATTCCAGGAAGGCAGTCTAAGACCACGTGCCACCTGCCTTGTTTTTGTGCCAGGGTCGCATGTGGGACTCTGCAGTGGGCCCTGTGAGATGGCTGAGCAACGGTTCTGTGTGGACTATGCCAAGCGTGGCACGGCTGGCtgcaaaaaatgcaaagaaaagattGTGAAAGGTGTATGCCGGATTGGCAAAGTGGTGCCCAATCCCTTCTCAGAGTCCGGGGGTGATATGAAAGAGTGGTATCACGTTAAATGCATGTTTGAGAAATTGGAGCGGGCCCGGGCCACCACAAAAAAAATTGAGGACCTCACAGAGCTGGAAGGCTGGGAAGAGCTGGAAGATAATGAGAAGGAACAGATAAGCCAGCACATTGCAG ATCTGTCTTCTAAGGCAACAGGAACACCAAAGAAGAAAGCTGTCGTCCAGGCTAAGCTGACAGCCACTGGCCAGGTGACCTCTCCAGTGAAAGGTGCCTCATTTGTCACCAATACCAATCCCCGGAAATTTTCTGGTTTTTCAG CCAAGCCCAACAACTCTGGGGAAGCCCGCTCAAGCCCTACCCCTAAGGCAAGTTTGTCCTCAAGCAGATGTGATCCCAAGCACAAGGATTGTCTGCTACGTGAGTTTCGGAAGCTGTGTGCCATGGTGGCTGAGAATCCTAGCTACAACACGAAGACCCAGATCATCCAGGACTTTCTTCGGAAAGGTTCAGCAGGAG ATGGTTTCCACGGTGACGTGTACCTAACAGTGAAGCTGCTGCTGCCGGGTGTTATTAAGAGTGTTTACAACTTGAATGATAAGCAGATTGTGAAGCTTTTCAGCCGCATTTTTAACTGCAACCCAGATGATATGGCACGGGACCTAGAGCAG GGCGACGTGTCAGAGACAATCAGAGTCTTCTTTGAGCAGAGCAGATCTTTCCCCCCAGCTGCCAAGAGCCTTCTTACCATCCAGGAGGTGGACAAATTCCTCCTTCAGCTCTCCAAGCTCACCAAGGAGGATGAGCAGCAACAGGCCCTGCAGGACATCGCCTCCAG GTTAGATGCCCTTGACCCCAATGCCTATGAAGCCTTCAAAGCCTCACGCAACCTGCAGGATGTGGTCGAGCGGGTCCTCCGCAACGAGCAGGAGGTGGAGAAGGAGCCAGGCCAGAGACGAGCTCTGAGTGTCCAGGCTTCCTTGATGACGCCAGTGCAGCCCATGCTG GCCGAGGCCTGCAAGTCCATCGAGCATGCGATGAAGAAGTGTCCTAACGGCATGTTTTCCGAGATCAAGTACGATGGGGAACGAGTCCAGGTGCATAAGAACGGGGATCACTTCAGCTACTTCAGCCGCAGCCTTAAGCCTGTGCTGCCTCACAAG GTGGCCCACTTTAAGGACTACATCCCCCAGGCTTTCCCTGGGGGCCACAGCATGATCTTGGACTCCGAGGTGCTCCTGATCGACACGAAGACAGGCAAACCGCTGCCCTTTGGGACTCTTGGAGTGCACAAG AAAGCTGCCTTCCAGGATGCTAAtgtctgcctttttgtttttgattgtATCTACTTCAATGATGTCAGTTTGATGGATAG GCCTCTCTCTGAGCGCCGGAAGTTTCTTCATGACAACATGGTGGAAATTCCCAACCGGATCATGTTCTCAGAAATGAAGCAAGTCACT AAAGCTTCAGACTTGGTCGACATGATAAACCGGGTCATCCGAGAGGGGCTGGAAGGGCTGGTGCTGAAGGACGTGAAG GGTACCTATGAGCCTGGAAAGCGGCACTGGCTGAAAGTGAAGAAAGACTATTTGAATGAGGGGGCCATGGCTGATATGGCGGACCTGGTGGTCCTTGGGGCCTTCTATGGGCAAGGGAGCAAAG GTGGCATGATGTCCATCTTCCTCATGGGCTGCTATGACCCAAGTAGCCAGAAGTGGTGCACGGTCACCAAGTGTTCAGGAGGCCATGATGATGCGACCCTTGCCCGCCTGCAGAAGGAACTGGACATGGTAAAGATCAGCAAG GATCCCAGCAAAATACCCAACTGGCTGAAAATCAACAAGATCTACTATCCTGACTTCATAGTCCCAGACCCAAAG AAAGCTGCTGTGTGGGAAATCACGGGGGCTGAGTTCTCCAGGTCTGAGGCTCACACGGCCGATGGGATCTCCATCCGATTCCCTCGTTGTACCCGGATCCGTGACGATAAGGACTGGAAATCTGCCACTAACCTTCCCCAGCTCAAG GAACTGTACCAGCTGTCCAAGGAGAAGGCAGACTTCGCTGTGGCGGCTGGAGAGGAGGGAAGCTCCACCACAGggggcagcagcagcggcggAGAGAACGGGGGTGTCTCGGGGCCTGCTGGGGCTAGCAAGGCCAagaaggtgggagggaggccGAGTAGCCCCAATGACAGAGGCG GCCACAAGTTGATAGCCAAACCTTCCCCTGTGAAAGTGGGGCAGAAGCGGAAGGCTCCCGAtgaggcttcatgcccagcaaaG GTGCTGCTGGACATCTTCACTGGCGTGCGGCTCTACCTGCCACCCTCTACGCCAGACTTCAGCCGTCTCAGACGCTACTTTGTGGCATTCGATGGGGACCTGGTGCAGGAATTTGACATGGCATCAGCCACACATGTGCTGGGTAGCGGGGACAAGAACCCTGAGGCTCAGCAGGTCTCCCCGGAGTGGATTTGGGCGTGTATCCGGAAACGAAGGCTGGTAGCTCCCTGCTAG